A region of Shewanella psychromarinicola DNA encodes the following proteins:
- a CDS encoding glutamine synthetase family protein, which yields MDKLIAFLKDKKITEVECVISDMTGIARGKIAPVDKFVSEKGMRLPESVLLQTVTGDFINEDVYYQLLDDADIDFVCVPDENAVFMLPWTVEATAQVIHDCYDRMGNPIELSPRNVLKKVLKLYEDKGWQPVIAPEMEFYLTKRSDDHDLPLKPPIGRSGRPEAGRQSFSIDAANEYDPLFEDMYDWCEIQGLDIDTLIHEDGPAQMEINFSHGNALSLADQVFIFKRTLKEAALKHDVCATFMAKPVTDEPGSAMHIHQSVLDIKTGKNIFTKEDGTQSKLFLSYIAGLQQYIPELLPLMAPSPNSFRRFLPGTSAPVNLEWGVENRTCGLRIPESSPQNRRIENRIPGADANCYLSIAASLLCGYIGMVDDLKPSTPVTGKSNDSRTNNDNCLPLTLEEALVAMQSSDACIEYLGQSFTTGFVAVKQAELENFRRVVSSWEREFLLLTV from the coding sequence ATGGATAAGTTAATCGCTTTTTTAAAAGACAAAAAAATTACCGAAGTAGAATGTGTTATTAGTGATATGACAGGGATTGCGCGCGGCAAAATTGCCCCAGTGGATAAGTTTGTCTCAGAAAAAGGCATGCGTTTACCTGAGAGCGTATTACTGCAAACGGTCACAGGTGATTTCATTAATGAGGATGTTTATTATCAACTTCTTGATGATGCTGATATCGATTTTGTCTGCGTACCAGACGAAAATGCGGTGTTTATGTTGCCATGGACCGTTGAGGCTACTGCCCAGGTCATCCATGATTGTTATGATCGTATGGGCAATCCCATTGAATTATCACCGCGTAACGTGCTGAAGAAAGTCCTTAAGCTTTATGAAGATAAAGGTTGGCAACCGGTTATTGCACCAGAAATGGAGTTTTATCTCACCAAACGTTCTGACGATCATGACTTACCGCTTAAGCCGCCTATTGGGCGTTCTGGTCGCCCAGAAGCAGGACGTCAGTCTTTCTCTATCGACGCCGCTAACGAATACGATCCACTGTTTGAAGACATGTATGATTGGTGTGAAATCCAAGGGTTAGATATTGATACCTTGATCCATGAAGACGGTCCCGCGCAAATGGAGATTAACTTCAGCCACGGTAATGCATTGTCATTAGCCGATCAGGTGTTCATTTTTAAGCGTACATTGAAAGAAGCAGCCTTAAAACATGATGTTTGTGCCACCTTTATGGCTAAGCCCGTTACCGATGAGCCTGGCAGTGCCATGCACATTCACCAAAGCGTGCTTGATATTAAAACCGGTAAAAACATTTTCACCAAAGAAGATGGCACTCAAAGTAAATTATTCCTTAGTTATATTGCAGGGTTACAGCAGTACATTCCTGAATTGTTACCGTTAATGGCGCCAAGTCCTAACTCTTTCCGTCGCTTTTTGCCAGGCACCTCTGCGCCAGTAAATCTTGAATGGGGTGTTGAAAATCGCACCTGTGGTTTACGTATTCCTGAATCATCGCCACAAAATCGTCGTATTGAAAACCGTATCCCGGGTGCAGATGCTAACTGTTATCTCTCGATTGCTGCCAGCTTATTATGTGGTTATATCGGTATGGTTGATGACTTAAAACCTTCTACACCTGTGACAGGTAAGTCGAACGATAGCCGAACAAATAATGACAACTGCTTACCTTTGACCTTAGAAGAAGCCTTAGTGGCCATGCAAAGCAGCGATGCCTGTATTGAGTATTTAGGTCAATCCTTTACCACGGGTTTTGTGGCGGTAAAACAAGCGGAGCTTGAAAACTTTAGACGGGTGGTGAGTTCGTGGGAACGTGAGTTCTTATTACTAACAGTGTAA
- a CDS encoding aspartate aminotransferase family protein: MTNPLSTDAMKQQHKLERLQTADKQHFIHPFTDSKGLAQKGTRVIERADGVYLWDVMGHKLLDAMAGLWCVNVGYGRQSIVDAASQQMQKLPFYNSFFQCSHPPAIELAQKIASLAPAHMNNVFFTGSGSESNDTNLRMVRRYWDLKGKPSKKTIISRVNAYHGSTVAGASLGGMSGMHEQGDLPIPGVVHIAQPYWYAEGKDLSVEAFGLQTAQELEAKIIELGEDNVAAFIAEPFQGAGGVIIPPSTYWPEIKRILAKYDILFILDEVISGFGRTGKWFASEYFDLQPDLISIAKGMTSGYMPMGGVIVADKVADVIKQDGGEFTHGFTYSGHPVAAAAALENIAIIEREKLVERVANDTSPYLQSRLQQLAQHPLVGEVRGLGLVAAIELVKDKSLRQRFDANVGVGTYCRDACITHGLVMRSVGDTMIISPPLTISHAEIDELVTKATHALDDTYQYVKALK; this comes from the coding sequence ATGACAAACCCATTATCGACAGATGCGATGAAGCAGCAGCACAAGCTTGAGCGTCTGCAAACTGCAGACAAACAGCATTTTATTCACCCATTTACCGACTCAAAGGGGTTAGCCCAAAAGGGAACCCGGGTGATAGAGCGGGCAGATGGGGTGTATTTGTGGGATGTCATGGGTCATAAACTGCTGGATGCCATGGCGGGTTTATGGTGTGTCAATGTGGGCTATGGTCGGCAGTCTATTGTGGATGCCGCCAGCCAACAAATGCAGAAATTGCCTTTTTATAATAGTTTTTTTCAATGCTCCCATCCTCCTGCTATTGAGTTAGCTCAAAAAATTGCTTCGCTAGCACCGGCTCACATGAATAATGTCTTTTTTACGGGGTCTGGTTCTGAGTCAAACGACACCAATTTACGCATGGTGAGGCGTTACTGGGATTTAAAAGGCAAGCCGAGCAAGAAAACCATCATCAGTCGGGTGAATGCTTATCATGGTTCAACCGTTGCGGGTGCCAGTTTAGGCGGCATGTCGGGCATGCATGAACAGGGGGATTTACCTATTCCTGGTGTGGTGCATATCGCGCAACCTTATTGGTATGCCGAAGGTAAAGATTTATCTGTGGAAGCGTTTGGATTGCAAACTGCACAGGAATTAGAAGCTAAAATTATTGAATTAGGCGAAGACAATGTAGCGGCTTTTATTGCTGAGCCTTTTCAAGGTGCGGGTGGAGTCATTATTCCACCGTCAACTTATTGGCCTGAAATAAAACGTATTTTAGCCAAATACGATATTTTATTTATTCTTGATGAAGTGATTAGCGGTTTTGGTCGCACGGGTAAATGGTTTGCGTCAGAGTATTTTGATTTACAACCGGATCTTATTTCTATCGCTAAAGGCATGACGTCGGGTTACATGCCAATGGGCGGGGTGATTGTGGCAGACAAAGTGGCTGACGTAATCAAACAAGATGGTGGCGAGTTTACCCATGGTTTTACCTATTCTGGCCATCCAGTTGCCGCGGCGGCGGCATTGGAGAATATTGCGATTATTGAGCGAGAAAAATTAGTTGAACGTGTGGCTAATGATACTTCGCCTTATTTACAGTCGCGCTTACAACAATTAGCTCAACACCCATTAGTGGGTGAGGTGCGCGGCCTCGGCTTGGTTGCGGCCATCGAGTTAGTTAAAGACAAATCGTTACGGCAGCGGTTTGATGCCAACGTAGGCGTGGGAACCTATTGCCGCGATGCGTGTATCACCCACGGTTTAGTGATGCGTTCAGTCGGCGACACCATGATTATTTCGCCGCCGTTGACCATCAGTCATGCTGAAATTGACGAGCTAGTCACTAAAGCGACGCATGCGCTAGATGATACTTATCAGTATGTAAAAGCGCTTAAATAA
- a CDS encoding polyamine ABC transporter substrate-binding protein, producing MKLLTKLSTLALITAGVFASTAIQAEEVVKMYNWSDYIAEDTLANFEKETGIRVIYDVFDSNEVLEAKLLSGHSGYDIVVPSNHFLAKQVKAGAFQKLDRAKLTNYANLKPDLMKQLQKADPDNEHAIPYLWGTNGIGYNIDKVKAVLGEDAPFDSLELIFNPKYAEKIASCGFSMLDSADDMLPQALIYLGLDPNSKNPADYQKAAEVLEKVRPYITYFHSSRYISDLANGDICVAFGFSGDVFQAAARADEAGNGNKIGYSIPKEGANLWFDMLAIPKDATNVDNAHKLINYLLRPEVIAPISNYVAYANPNVPAQALVDEAIRNDPAIYPPQSVIDKLYIGDIRPLKIQRVVTRAWTKVKSGQ from the coding sequence ATGAAGCTACTAACAAAACTATCCACATTGGCCTTAATTACAGCAGGCGTGTTTGCCAGCACTGCTATTCAGGCCGAGGAAGTGGTTAAAATGTACAATTGGTCGGATTATATTGCCGAAGATACCCTAGCCAATTTTGAAAAAGAAACCGGTATCCGTGTTATTTATGATGTGTTTGATAGTAATGAAGTACTTGAAGCAAAATTACTTTCTGGTCACAGCGGCTATGACATAGTGGTGCCGTCTAATCACTTTTTAGCTAAGCAAGTTAAAGCGGGTGCTTTTCAAAAGTTAGATCGCGCTAAGCTGACGAATTATGCCAACTTAAAGCCTGATTTAATGAAGCAGTTACAAAAAGCGGATCCGGATAACGAGCACGCTATCCCTTACCTATGGGGCACCAACGGTATCGGCTATAACATCGACAAAGTCAAAGCCGTATTAGGTGAAGATGCGCCATTTGATTCTTTAGAGCTTATTTTTAATCCAAAATATGCAGAGAAAATCGCCTCGTGTGGTTTTTCGATGTTAGATTCTGCCGACGATATGTTACCTCAAGCACTGATTTATTTAGGCTTAGATCCTAATAGTAAAAACCCTGCGGATTATCAAAAGGCCGCCGAAGTATTGGAAAAAGTGCGTCCTTACATCACTTACTTTCATTCATCGCGTTATATTTCAGATTTAGCTAACGGTGATATCTGTGTCGCGTTTGGTTTCTCTGGTGACGTGTTCCAAGCTGCCGCACGTGCTGATGAAGCGGGTAACGGCAATAAGATTGGTTACTCTATTCCAAAAGAGGGCGCCAACTTATGGTTTGATATGTTAGCCATTCCAAAAGATGCCACTAACGTAGATAACGCCCATAAACTGATTAACTATCTACTTCGCCCTGAAGTGATTGCCCCTATCAGTAACTATGTTGCTTACGCTAACCCTAACGTTCCCGCGCAAGCGCTAGTTGATGAAGCAATCCGTAACGATCCAGCCATTTATCCACCACAATCAGTGATTGATAAATTATACATTGGTGATATTCGTCCATTAAAAATTCAGCGTGTAGTCACACGTGCTTGGACCAAAGTGAAGTCAGGTCAATAA
- the potA gene encoding polyamine ABC transporter ATP-binding protein, giving the protein MVNTSGVTNKPTTKTQDKVLLRIDRVSKLFDDVRAVDDVSLTINSGEIFALLGGSGSGKSTLLRILAGFEKPSEGRIFLDGVDITDMPPYERPINMMFQSYALFPHMTVEQNIAFGLKQDKMPKADIEVRVKDMLKLVHMEKYGKRKPHQLSGGQRQRVALARSLAKRPKLLLLDEPMGALDKKLRTQMQLEVVDILEAVGVTCVMVTHDQEEAMTMAGRISIMHDGWIAQTGSPMDIYEAPASRMVAEFIGTVNLFEGEIIEDEVDHAIIKSPTLSQQFYIGHGISTSLENKNVFLALRPEKTIISRQKPEREYNWAHGVVHDIAYLGGLSVYYIKLENNQIVQCSMINRERRSDNPTWGDEVYISWEDTSGVVLNS; this is encoded by the coding sequence ATGGTAAACACCTCGGGCGTCACCAATAAACCCACTACAAAGACGCAAGATAAAGTACTGCTTAGGATTGATCGCGTAAGCAAACTTTTCGATGATGTGCGTGCGGTAGATGATGTATCGCTTACCATTAACAGTGGCGAAATATTTGCGCTGCTGGGCGGTTCAGGTTCTGGTAAATCAACCTTACTGCGCATCTTAGCGGGTTTTGAAAAGCCAAGCGAAGGACGTATTTTTCTTGATGGTGTCGACATTACTGATATGCCACCTTATGAGCGTCCGATTAATATGATGTTCCAGTCGTACGCCTTATTTCCGCACATGACAGTTGAGCAAAATATTGCATTTGGACTCAAGCAAGACAAAATGCCCAAAGCCGATATTGAAGTGCGCGTCAAAGATATGCTGAAACTGGTGCACATGGAAAAATACGGTAAACGTAAACCGCATCAGTTATCGGGTGGACAACGTCAGCGTGTCGCTTTGGCTCGCTCGTTAGCAAAACGTCCCAAATTACTATTACTCGATGAACCCATGGGCGCGTTAGATAAAAAGCTGCGTACTCAAATGCAGTTAGAAGTGGTCGATATTTTAGAAGCGGTAGGCGTAACGTGCGTAATGGTGACCCATGACCAGGAAGAAGCCATGACCATGGCCGGACGCATTTCGATTATGCATGACGGTTGGATTGCCCAAACTGGCAGTCCAATGGATATTTACGAGGCGCCAGCTAGCCGCATGGTGGCTGAATTTATTGGTACGGTTAATTTATTTGAAGGTGAAATCATTGAAGATGAAGTCGATCACGCGATTATTAAGTCGCCGACCTTATCGCAGCAATTTTATATTGGCCACGGTATTTCAACCAGCCTAGAAAATAAAAATGTATTTTTGGCCTTACGCCCAGAAAAAACCATTATTAGCCGTCAGAAGCCCGAACGTGAATATAACTGGGCTCATGGCGTCGTTCACGACATTGCCTACCTTGGTGGCTTGTCGGTGTATTACATTAAGTTAGAAAACAACCAAATCGTTCAATGCTCAATGATTAACCGTGAACGCCGCTCCGATAACCCTACATGGGGAGACGAGGTTTACATCAGTTGGGAAGACACCAGCGGGGTTGTATTAAACTCATGA
- a CDS encoding ABC transporter permease subunit: MKNPLKLFKGRHLTMGIPYLWLLLFFALPFAIVLKLSFSTAAIAIPPYEPTFNYVDEALNIFVNLGNYLLLLQDSMYYMAYLSSLKIAFIATLGCLVLGFPMAYAIARAPVKIQAVLLLLVMLPSWTSFLIRVYAWMGILSNNGLINNALTWLGVISEPIQMLNTNFAVYIGIIYAYLPFMILPLYATLVKLDLSLIEAASDLGSSSINTFWKITLPLSMGGVIAGSMLVFIPAVGEFVIPELLGGPDSLMIGKVLWQEFFNNRDWPVASSLAIVMLALLIIPITLFHRYQSRNMENAV, encoded by the coding sequence ATGAAGAATCCACTGAAGCTATTCAAAGGTCGACATCTCACCATGGGTATTCCTTACCTGTGGTTGTTGCTGTTTTTTGCCTTACCGTTTGCCATTGTATTAAAGCTGAGCTTTTCGACTGCAGCGATTGCCATTCCACCTTACGAGCCAACGTTTAATTATGTTGATGAGGCGCTCAACATATTTGTCAATCTGGGTAACTATTTATTGTTACTTCAAGATTCGATGTATTATATGGCTTACCTCTCATCATTAAAAATTGCCTTTATTGCGACCCTTGGGTGTTTAGTCCTTGGTTTTCCCATGGCTTACGCGATTGCCCGCGCCCCGGTAAAAATACAGGCGGTATTGCTGCTTCTGGTGATGTTACCGTCGTGGACTTCATTTTTGATCCGCGTTTATGCCTGGATGGGTATTTTAAGTAACAACGGTTTAATTAATAATGCCTTGACCTGGTTAGGGGTAATTTCAGAACCGATTCAAATGCTCAATACTAATTTTGCGGTGTACATAGGTATTATCTACGCTTACCTGCCGTTTATGATTTTGCCACTTTATGCCACCTTGGTGAAATTAGATTTAAGCTTAATTGAAGCGGCTTCAGACTTAGGCTCCAGCAGTATTAATACCTTCTGGAAAATTACCCTGCCATTATCTATGGGAGGGGTCATAGCCGGCTCTATGTTGGTATTTATTCCTGCAGTAGGTGAGTTCGTTATTCCTGAATTGCTCGGTGGCCCTGACTCATTAATGATTGGTAAAGTGCTGTGGCAAGAATTCTTTAATAACCGCGACTGGCCAGTCGCTTCATCATTAGCGATTGTGATGCTGGCGTTACTGATTATCCCGATAACCTTATTCCATCGTTATCAATCACGTAATATGGAGAACGCGGTATGA
- a CDS encoding ABC transporter permease subunit gives MKKLSFSKVMLWVGLLFLYAPMLILVIYSFNDSKLVTVWGGFSAKWYGELFEDQQILNAVWTSLRIAFYSSTMAVIIGTMAAFVMTRFRRSWAKLTLSNMITAPLVMPEVITGLSLLLLFVQMSETFGWPTERGMFTVWIAHSTFCAAYVAVVVSSRLREVDLSIEEAAMDLGATRLKTFFLITIPMIAPSLIAGWLLSFSLSLDDLVIASFTSGPGSTTLPMVVFSSVRLGVSPKINALATIIILAVSLVAFLSWYFARRSEIKAKEAME, from the coding sequence ATGAAGAAGTTAAGTTTCTCTAAAGTGATGTTGTGGGTGGGTTTACTGTTTTTATATGCACCAATGCTTATTTTGGTCATTTATTCATTTAATGACTCTAAATTAGTGACTGTGTGGGGTGGTTTTTCTGCTAAATGGTATGGTGAGTTATTTGAGGATCAGCAAATACTCAATGCCGTCTGGACCAGTTTACGCATCGCCTTTTACAGCTCTACCATGGCGGTGATTATTGGTACGATGGCGGCCTTTGTGATGACTCGTTTTCGTCGGTCATGGGCTAAGTTAACCTTGTCTAACATGATCACCGCGCCTTTGGTTATGCCTGAAGTGATCACCGGTTTATCCTTGTTACTACTATTTGTACAAATGTCAGAGACCTTTGGCTGGCCTACTGAACGTGGCATGTTTACGGTGTGGATTGCCCATTCCACTTTCTGTGCCGCTTATGTGGCGGTGGTGGTGTCGTCAAGACTGCGGGAAGTGGATTTGTCGATTGAAGAAGCTGCAATGGATTTGGGGGCAACGCGATTAAAAACCTTCTTTTTGATCACTATCCCTATGATAGCGCCATCACTTATCGCCGGCTGGTTATTATCATTTAGCTTGTCATTAGATGACTTAGTGATTGCCAGCTTTACCTCAGGGCCGGGTTCTACAACCTTGCCTATGGTGGTGTTTTCGTCAGTGCGTTTAGGGGTTTCACCTAAGATTAACGCGCTAGCGACGATTATTATTTTAGCCGTGTCTTTGGTGGCCTTCTTGTCTTGGTATTTCGCGCGTCGGTCGGAGATAAAAGCTAAAGAAGCGATGGAATAA
- a CDS encoding NAD(P)/FAD-dependent oxidoreductase, whose amino-acid sequence MPATPHASSYYAASANDKVERPRLESTIETDVCIIGAGYTGLSSALHLLESGMKVVVLEAARIGWGASGRNGGQIVNSFSRDIDSIEGVVGKEQAKLFGQMAFEGGQIIRDRIAKYNIDCDLKDGGVFAAMNAKQMGHLQSQKSLWEAHGHNNQLELLDQDGIRNVVNTDIYVGGLLDRSGGHIHPLNLALGEARAVESLGGLIFEDSAVIKVDDGASPVVHTAQGQVNCKYVVVAGNAYLGKLLPELQAKSMPCGTQVITTEPLSDEMAASLLPQDYCVEDCNYLLDYYRLTGDKRLIFGGGVVYGARDPANIEALIMPKLLKTFPQLKGVKVDYAWTGNFLMTLSRLPQVGRIGDNIYYSQGCSGHGVTYTHLAGKLIAEMLNGQATRFDAFAALPHYPFPGGHALRVPFSALGAWYYTLRDKFGI is encoded by the coding sequence ATGCCTGCCACACCTCATGCTAGTTCATATTATGCTGCATCGGCTAATGATAAAGTTGAGCGTCCTCGCTTAGAATCTACAATTGAAACAGATGTTTGCATTATCGGCGCTGGATATACTGGCTTGTCTTCTGCGTTACATTTATTAGAAAGCGGCATGAAAGTGGTGGTGCTTGAAGCGGCAAGAATTGGCTGGGGAGCCTCCGGTCGAAACGGCGGCCAAATAGTCAATTCTTTTAGTCGTGATATTGATTCTATTGAAGGCGTTGTCGGCAAAGAGCAAGCTAAGTTATTTGGTCAAATGGCGTTCGAAGGTGGTCAGATTATCCGTGACCGTATTGCCAAATACAACATTGATTGCGACTTAAAAGACGGTGGTGTTTTTGCCGCCATGAATGCCAAGCAAATGGGCCATTTGCAGAGTCAAAAATCATTGTGGGAAGCTCATGGTCATAACAACCAATTGGAGTTACTCGACCAAGATGGCATTCGCAACGTAGTCAATACTGATATTTATGTCGGTGGTTTACTCGATAGAAGCGGTGGACATATTCACCCGCTAAACCTTGCTTTAGGTGAAGCCCGTGCAGTGGAATCCCTCGGTGGACTAATTTTTGAAGATTCAGCGGTCATTAAAGTGGATGACGGTGCATCGCCGGTTGTACACACAGCACAAGGCCAAGTTAACTGTAAATATGTGGTGGTTGCTGGTAATGCGTATTTAGGTAAATTATTGCCAGAGCTACAAGCTAAATCCATGCCTTGTGGCACTCAAGTGATTACCACTGAGCCATTATCCGATGAAATGGCGGCGAGTCTACTGCCGCAAGATTATTGCGTTGAAGACTGTAACTACCTATTAGATTATTACCGACTTACTGGTGATAAACGCCTTATTTTTGGTGGTGGCGTGGTTTATGGTGCTCGCGATCCGGCCAACATTGAAGCCTTGATTATGCCTAAGTTATTAAAGACCTTCCCGCAATTGAAAGGGGTTAAGGTTGATTATGCGTGGACCGGTAACTTTTTAATGACCTTGTCGCGCCTTCCCCAAGTGGGCCGCATTGGTGACAATATTTATTACTCCCAAGGTTGTAGCGGTCATGGTGTTACCTATACTCATTTAGCGGGTAAGCTCATAGCCGAAATGCTCAATGGCCAGGCCACACGGTTTGATGCCTTTGCGGCGTTACCTCATTACCCTTTCCCGGGTGGACATGCACTACGAGTGCCATTTAGTGCGCTAGGTGCGTGGTATTACACCCTTAGAGATAAATTTGGTATTTAA
- the gabD gene encoding NADP-dependent succinate-semialdehyde dehydrogenase: MELNDPSLLRQQCYINGQWRNADNGQTIAIANPATHEVIGHVPVMGSAETLAAIDAAQAALPAWRALTAKDRGQKLRRWFELIHQHSDDLALLMTTEQGKPLAEAKGEVGYAASFIEWFAEEAKRIYGVTIPGHQADKRITVIKQPVGVTAAITPWNFPAAMITRKAAPALAAGCTMVVKPAPQTPFTALALAELAERAGIPAGVLSVVTGDSIAIGKAMCESPIVRKLSFTGSTPVGIKLMEQCAPTLKKLSLELGGNAPFIVFNDADINAAVEGAMIAKYRNAGQTCVCANRIYVQAGVYDEFAKRLAVAVTQLKVGLGTDAGVTTGPLINADAVAKVQRHLDDAVAKGAQIIAGGKPHALGGYFFEPTILTGVNREMLVATEETFGPLAPLFKFDEVDDVIKQANDTEFGLAAYFYGRDISLVYKVAEALEYGMVGVNTGLISTEVAPFGGIKSSGLGREGSKFGIEEYLEMKYICMSV, from the coding sequence GTGGAATTGAACGATCCAAGTTTATTACGTCAACAGTGCTACATTAATGGGCAATGGCGTAATGCCGATAATGGCCAAACTATTGCGATAGCCAATCCAGCAACCCATGAAGTCATTGGCCATGTCCCAGTGATGGGCAGTGCTGAAACGCTTGCGGCAATCGATGCTGCACAAGCAGCACTCCCTGCCTGGCGTGCATTAACGGCTAAGGATCGTGGCCAAAAGTTGCGTCGTTGGTTTGAGTTAATCCATCAACATAGCGATGACTTAGCGTTGTTGATGACCACAGAGCAAGGTAAACCGCTTGCTGAAGCCAAAGGTGAAGTGGGTTACGCAGCATCCTTTATTGAATGGTTTGCAGAAGAAGCCAAACGCATTTATGGCGTGACGATCCCTGGGCATCAAGCGGATAAACGCATTACGGTGATCAAACAACCTGTAGGGGTTACCGCGGCAATTACACCATGGAACTTTCCTGCGGCAATGATTACCCGTAAAGCGGCTCCAGCGTTGGCGGCGGGTTGTACTATGGTCGTGAAACCTGCGCCACAAACGCCGTTTACTGCACTGGCTTTAGCCGAACTAGCTGAACGTGCTGGTATTCCTGCCGGTGTATTGAGCGTGGTGACCGGTGACTCAATCGCCATTGGTAAAGCCATGTGTGAAAGCCCTATTGTGCGTAAGTTGTCGTTTACGGGCTCAACGCCAGTAGGCATTAAACTGATGGAGCAATGCGCTCCTACGTTAAAGAAATTGTCACTTGAACTGGGTGGTAATGCGCCATTTATTGTGTTCAACGATGCCGATATAAATGCCGCTGTTGAAGGCGCAATGATCGCCAAATATCGCAATGCCGGTCAAACCTGTGTCTGTGCTAATCGCATTTATGTGCAAGCGGGCGTTTATGATGAGTTTGCTAAACGTTTGGCCGTGGCGGTGACTCAGCTCAAAGTAGGTTTAGGTACTGACGCTGGCGTGACAACAGGGCCATTAATTAACGCAGATGCAGTGGCAAAGGTGCAGCGTCATTTAGATGATGCAGTAGCAAAAGGCGCGCAGATTATTGCCGGTGGCAAACCTCATGCTTTAGGTGGCTATTTCTTCGAGCCGACCATATTAACGGGCGTGAATCGTGAGATGTTAGTGGCAACCGAAGAAACCTTTGGTCCGTTGGCCCCCTTGTTTAAGTTTGATGAAGTGGATGATGTGATTAAGCAGGCTAATGACACTGAATTTGGCTTAGCGGCGTATTTTTATGGCCGTGATATTTCGCTAGTGTACAAGGTCGCTGAAGCTTTGGAATACGGCATGGTGGGGGTTAACACCGGATTGATCTCGACAGAAGTGGCGCCTTTTGGCGGCATTAAATCATCTGGATTAGGCCGCGAAGGGTCTAAGTTTGGTATCGAAGAGTACCTTGAAATGAAATATATCTGCATGTCAGTTTAA
- the gabT gene encoding 4-aminobutyrate--2-oxoglutarate transaminase, whose protein sequence is MTKTNDGLMARRQAAVAQGVGQIHPIFTERAQNATVWDVEGREYIDFAGGIAVLNTGHLHPKVKAAVAAQLDAFSHTCFMVLGYESYISVCEKLNHLVPGDFAKKTALFTSGSEAVENAVKVARAYTKRAGVIAFTSGYHGRTIAALALTGKVAPYSKGMGLMSANVFRAEFPCEMHGVSEDDSMASIERIFKNDAEPADIAAIILEPVQGEGGFYAVTPSFMKRLRQLCDNHGIVLIADEVQTGAGRTGTFFAMEQMGVAADITTFAKSIAGGFPLSGITGKAEVMDAVTAGGLGGTYGGSPIACAAALAVIEVFEEEQLLARANDVGAMLKSVLGDMQAKYSQIAEVRGLGAMIAVELMEDGEPAPQYSAKILAEARNRGLILLSCGTYGNVIRVLVPLTAPDEQIHAGLAIMDATFNSVFN, encoded by the coding sequence ATGACTAAAACAAATGATGGACTAATGGCACGGCGCCAAGCGGCAGTGGCACAAGGTGTAGGGCAAATTCACCCAATCTTTACTGAACGTGCTCAAAACGCCACAGTATGGGATGTTGAAGGTCGTGAATATATTGATTTTGCCGGTGGTATTGCGGTACTTAATACTGGCCATTTGCATCCTAAAGTTAAAGCGGCTGTGGCAGCACAGTTAGATGCATTTTCACATACTTGTTTTATGGTTTTGGGTTACGAAAGTTACATTAGCGTATGTGAAAAACTTAACCATTTAGTGCCGGGTGATTTTGCTAAAAAAACGGCCCTATTTACCAGTGGTTCAGAAGCGGTTGAAAACGCGGTTAAAGTCGCTCGTGCTTATACTAAACGTGCAGGCGTTATTGCGTTTACTTCGGGTTATCATGGTCGAACCATCGCTGCGCTAGCATTAACCGGCAAAGTGGCACCTTATAGTAAAGGCATGGGCTTGATGTCTGCTAATGTGTTTCGGGCTGAGTTTCCATGTGAAATGCATGGCGTGTCTGAAGATGATTCGATGGCATCAATTGAACGCATTTTTAAAAATGATGCAGAGCCTGCAGACATCGCCGCCATTATTTTAGAACCGGTGCAAGGTGAGGGTGGTTTTTACGCGGTTACACCATCATTTATGAAACGCTTACGTCAATTGTGCGACAACCATGGCATTGTATTGATTGCCGATGAAGTCCAAACCGGCGCGGGACGTACAGGTACCTTTTTTGCCATGGAGCAAATGGGCGTTGCTGCAGATATTACTACGTTTGCTAAGTCGATTGCCGGTGGTTTCCCACTGTCTGGTATTACCGGTAAAGCCGAAGTGATGGATGCCGTCACTGCCGGTGGTTTAGGTGGCACTTATGGTGGTAGTCCTATTGCTTGCGCTGCTGCATTAGCGGTGATCGAAGTGTTTGAAGAAGAGCAATTGCTTGCCAGAGCCAATGATGTTGGTGCCATGTTGAAGTCTGTTTTAGGCGATATGCAGGCTAAATACTCGCAGATTGCTGAAGTGCGTGGATTAGGTGCGATGATTGCTGTCGAGTTGATGGAAGATGGTGAGCCTGCGCCTCAGTACAGTGCTAAGATTTTAGCCGAAGCCCGTAACCGTGGACTGATTTTACTGTCTTGCGGCACTTACGGTAACGTTATCCGCGTATTGGTACCGTTAACGGCTCCTGATGAGCAAATCCATGCTGGGCTTGCCATTATGGATGCGACATTTAATAGTGTCTTCAATTAA